From a single Rutidosis leptorrhynchoides isolate AG116_Rl617_1_P2 chromosome 5, CSIRO_AGI_Rlap_v1, whole genome shotgun sequence genomic region:
- the LOC139849924 gene encoding uncharacterized protein, whose protein sequence is MERGDSVGTYGLIFSHSSAGITHSRNQLPCQPSILHESKVNMRCSTCVLLTKLNDFATHGQFHIPHNQKCQTLAAAKPYLMLSLWFGCHVFSHYYRDIGDREAHQNFLCSLHNSMSRTSVC, encoded by the exons ATGGAGAGAGGAGATTCAG TGGGTACTTATGGACTTATTTTTTCTCATTCTTCTGCTGGTATCACACATTCTCGCAATCAGTTGCCATGTCAACCTTCTATTCTACATGAGTCTAAAG TTAACATGAGATGCAGCACTTGCGTACTTTTGACAAAGTTGAATGATTTCGCTACTCATGGACAGTTTCATATACCGCACAATCAAAAATGCCAAACCCTCGCTGCAGCAAAGCCATATTTGATGCTTTCTTTGTGGTTTGGATGTCAT GTGTTTTCACATTATTATCGGGACATTGGTGATCGTGAGGCACATCAGAACTTTCTATGTAGTCTTCATAACTCTATGTCTAGAACTTCTGTATGTTAA
- the LOC139848038 gene encoding uncharacterized protein: protein MMTRQSQHQDQQSKIFYELSALILNLIRYPPAPIQFSGEVSPASRRQPRRAPLSQITPAGFASMLLGISLALMLCGSITFFIGFLLMPWVLGLVMLFYVAGIVSSISMLGRAIFGHTPPSPRKSVHAW from the exons ATGATGACTAGACAATCTCAACATCAAGATCAACAATCTAAAATCTTCTACGAGTTATCCGCTTTAATTTTAAACCTAATTCGGTACCCTCCTGCTCCGATTCAATTTTCCGGCGAGGTGTCGCCGGCGTCACGGCGGCAGCCGAGACGAGCTCCGTTGTCGCAGATAACTCCGGCCGGATTTGCATCGATGTTATTAGGGATATCGTTGGCCTTGATGTTATGTGGATCGATAACCTTTTTTATAGGGTTTTTGTTGATGCCTTGGGTGCTTGGTTTAGTGATGTTGTTTTATGTAGCTGGTATTGTTTCAAGTATATCGATGCTTGGCCGCGCTATTTTCGGACACACTCCTCCTTCACCTAGGAAAAgcgttcatg CATGGTAA
- the LOC139850101 gene encoding nuclear transport factor 2A-like, producing MEMNGYRAPAAIRDAIGRAFVEKYYSTFDSNPAGLADFYQESSLMTFNGLKIQGSRNIVAKLTSPQFKQCKHSVITVDCQRTGPSGSVVFFVSGNLQLSGEPHPLTFTQIFHLMHTTQSSGSYFVNDIFRFHNV from the exons ATGGAGATGAATGGATATCGGGCTCCAGCTGCAATTCGAGATGCGATTGGGAGGGCGTTCGTGGAGAAATATTATTCCACATTTGATTCTAATCCGGCTGGGTTAGCTGATTTTTACCAGGAATCATCTCTGATGACTTTTAATGGTCTAAAGATTCAAGGATCTCGAAACATCGTAGCTAAGCTGACGTCACCCCAGTTCAAACAATGCAAGCACAGCGTCATCACCGTTGATTGTCAGCGGACTGGTCCTTCCGGTAGCGTCGTTTTTTTCGTTTCTGGTAACCTACAACTTTCCGGCGAACCGCATCCTCTCACGTTCACTCAG aTCTTCCATCTCATGCACACCACGCAGTCTTCGGGTTCTTACTTTgtgaatgacattttccggttccaCAATGTCTGA